The Polyangium spumosum genome has a segment encoding these proteins:
- a CDS encoding HNH endonuclease signature motif containing protein has product MTRSRRKGEMAEPRAETPQSRYRRIVREVLDARGRFCECCGVPARHVHHIIPCSISGIASELVFDPANLIVICNDCHMLMHPLIRRPSWTKAAKGRGIALNR; this is encoded by the coding sequence ATGACACGTTCGCGGCGTAAGGGCGAGATGGCAGAACCCAGGGCCGAGACCCCGCAAAGCCGTTACCGGCGCATCGTCCGCGAAGTCCTCGACGCTCGCGGGCGGTTCTGCGAGTGCTGCGGCGTTCCGGCGCGGCACGTTCACCATATCATCCCCTGCTCGATCTCGGGGATCGCCTCGGAGCTCGTCTTCGATCCCGCGAATCTGATCGTGATCTGCAACGATTGCCACATGCTCATGCACCCCTTGATCCGGAGGCCGTCATGGACCAAAGCAGCGAAAGGCCGCGGGATCGCGCTCAACCGTTGA